A genomic stretch from Bacillus sp. N1-1 includes:
- a CDS encoding DUF370 domain-containing protein: MSIKLINIGFGNIVNANRIVSIVSPESAPIKRIITVARDRNMLVDATYGRRTRAVIISDSDHVILSAVQPETVAQRLVNKDELSDE, from the coding sequence ATGAGTATTAAATTAATCAATATCGGATTCGGTAACATTGTGAATGCGAACCGAATTGTTTCAATTGTTAGTCCAGAGTCGGCACCAATCAAACGAATTATCACTGTTGCAAGGGACCGCAATATGCTTGTTGACGCAACATATGGAAGAAGAACGCGTGCCGTTATTATTTCTGATAGCGACCATGTCATTCTTTCGGCAGTCCAGCCTGAAACAGTCGCGCAGCGTCTCGTGAATAAAGACGAGCTTTCAGACGAGTAG